GAGTGCAAAGGAGAGAGCCAACCAGGTTTGTTGAGACAATCTAGCATAATTAGGAGAGGTAAGAGGCAAATCAATTCAAGCAATAAGGTAAAACCACTCATACTGAAATGTGTAAATTACCATGATATATTGGTAGGACAATTTTAGGCTAACTATacaataaaatgaataaatattctTAGTTAAGTACTTTGAATCATAATATTTAGATGTGTGAGGATGTCATCCCTGTCTTCTTTAAGTCACACAGAGATGCatagtggaggaggaggagggggagggGAGGTGTTGGTGGTTGAAGATACTTCTCAACATTAGGTCATTGTATCAAAGTATGAAGCTTGTCTAAAAACAAGTAGTGATTCAAACAATGGAAATCATCCATATTTAGAATCAAATCCTATATCAAACAGGTGGTGATTCAATACAATAGCTCCTAGTATTTCCAAAGTTAGTTTTCTGAGAGGACTTCCTGTACTTAAAGTACACCTACATGCACATACAAGAGAAACTTCTCAAACACCAGATCTATCAAAACAAATCAATAACTATTTCATATATGAATACCTGTCTAATATCTTCATCAGAAAACTGCAGCAATGGTCTAAAACCTTTATTTGTGCCAGCATTGTTTATCTGCCAAAGAATGGAAATACAAATGGAATATCTCAGTAATTGGGAGAATATTACAAACCATGACACATTAAATACAACAGGAACTAGAGGTTGAATAGGATAAATAGAGACAAGGATAAAATATAGGCATTATTATCAAATCAACATCGCCAATCCACAAAAAGCATAAACCTCATCATAATAAGATATTGCTACCCAATTTATTTGAAACTCATCATAAATGAAAAACGAAAGTATTGTTTCATCTCACTTTTCATCTCATGCAAGTCTGAACAACATGATCATATGGGAGATGCCATCAAAAAGTGTCAAGCATTTTGAGTTTTGACAGAAAAAAGGTAACAATCTGACAGTTGACAGCCATGACCATCATGCCGTAAGAAGTTTCAATCTTTTGAAATTTGACCAAACAAGCATTTGCAAAAGCAACAGCAACATGCATAGTCCAAATAAAAAGGACCTGTTATATACCATCTTCAGTAACAACAGCAACTGGTGAGTGGTTAGCAACAAGCATCAATTGAAAAAGGTGAGTCACTCACCCAAATGTTGATAGAACCAAGTTCCTCAACAGCAAAGTTTGCCAACTTCTGTACATCATCAGGGTCACAAACATTACATGCAATGCCTACCACTTTTGCACGTTGCAGCTTTGTCTTGGACGAGCCACCCACAGTGGTTACACATTCCTTTAGGTTCTCTTCAAGCTCTTTGACAATCATATCTACAGACTCAGGGCTGCCTTCACAAGATCCATTAATGGAAGCAGCGTTGTGAGTGACAACTGTGTTGAAATTATAGGCACATTATAGAACTAAACCAATATCCTAATTCTGAATACCACCTGCGAGAAGCGACAACCACCCGATCTCCAGAAAGAAGAAATTCACGAGCAAGCGCTTTTCCCAGTCCCCTTGTACTGTACCAGACAGTTAAAACATGCAATAacataaaattgatattttttccATTATCAATAACCCATGGGAGCACATCTATCCAAACTGTGATTATACCCAAGTAAATGATCCCAAGTCACAGGATCAGGTGAGCTAACAGATTGAATAAAGAAACATCCACACATGCATTTTTAAGCATCAACATCAGATCACATAAAGTAAAGCTTTCAATCTCTAACTACTCTATACGTGAAAAATTGGAAAACTTTCATGATAATTTGACATCGCTGAGCCCCCGCCCCCAACACATGTACAAAATTTGAAAGTACGTAAGGATGAGGCTTTGGCACTGGTCAGCATTGAGCATTGATCATAGGGTACTCCATTTAACAAAATGCATGAGAAATATGGTTTAAAACTACTTGTAGAAGTAAAACCGATCACATTTTCAAGTCCAAGGAGAGAGACAGAAAGTGAGGGAGAGATCACCTTCCAGTTATGACAACATTACGTGGACCAGCACGATAATGTTCCTCTAAAACCATGTTAGCACCTATCATGGTTCCAATAATAATTCCTCCAAGCCAGCTATACCAAATCAAAGTGTCCATCTGACTGTCTCCAccttcaaaaaatcaaacacaatTGAATTCTTGAGTATATATGAAGAATTCACCGATGTTTTTACCTTATATCAATAAATGCAATCTCACAATCAGAGTGCATATTCGCTAACCTGACATCTGAAATCCAATTGCAAGTATCACTCCAGTGCTCATCATGGTTATAATATATCTTCCCACTTGGATGGCAATCTAGTTGtgagaaagaaaattaatgttACAGCCGAAATATACTCACCAATCAGATTAAGCACATATAACTTAATCAGCAAACCTTATagcttaaaatcatcattgaccaaaaattaaataaatagaagGCAACTAAACAAAGCTTGGTGAAATTCACCAATTCTAAttagtaaaacaaaaacaagatacAGATTCTTGAGCTTTTATTGTTCAAGGCTGCTTGGTAAAAGTTTTGAGAAGTGATTTGGATtttgaaaaaggtaaaaaattgaaaattgatttgTTAAGGGCCgcatttgaaaaaaagtgttataTGTAGAGTCCACAAATGAAAAttggtttggtaaaattttgagaagtgtttttgaaaaaccagaaaattgagaaatatttttacaaaataaaataataataattaaaaaaaaaaaaaaaagattcttgCTCCACGGGTGGTATTGATCTGGCCGCCACAACAccacccaaattttttttttattatacatGTAATCAGCATCCTtacatctgaaaaaaaaaaatgtgcatgaAAAAAACctttctaaaagaaatataatattattattatttttagaaatattttgtttttgtgaagAGTTGTTGTTTGTTTTGAGAAGTGAGTGGTAGGAGTCAGGTCTGAAAATTCATTTGGTTAACTAATATTTGAAATGAGTTTTCAACGTttgaaaaggcaaaaaaaaaaaaaagattttgaaaCTTTTATCATACAAGCATAAGTGAgcgaagaaaaataaatattaggcTCCAATATGCGGAAAGTTTCATtttgggagaacttcacttaagggtatcgaactattgccatttttttcactttaggtacctgaacttcaaaacgtctcaaactagggtatccatttttcaaaaCGTCTCGATAACAAGTTTTCCGTTAGAATTGaccgttaaatcttgtcaaaatttttaaaatacccctattttttttagaaaaaaaaattgccagaATTTAAGTATCGAATAGAAtgtaacggaatttgcaaaagtacccatgcctaaatcttagaaaaattttataattttttttaaaaaaaatataaacgtaagggtattttgaaaattttgataagattaaacaacaaatcctaacggagtacctgTTATTGAGACGTATATACCTTAACCGAAATTCTCCCTTTCATTTCCCTTCTCTAACATTTGGATTGGATGGCAACAAAAGGAATGGAAACTCAATCTAACATATACACTCATAAATTTGCAGAATTACTCACTATCAGATCTCGAATTCAACTACAAATTCcactaaataaataaagaatactTAAACATAATGAAACAAATCGTTAAAAGCTCACCGAAGAGAATACCTCCTCCACCTTGGCCAGAGCGTTGCTATACTCATCACCATGAGCCAAACTAAAACTACCCAAGATAGTAGTCTTCAAAGAGCTCCAAAACCCACTTCCCCTTTGAAGCTTAGCCTCAATTTCCTTCAAATCCCCACACTTTCTCGCACTTtccacctccttctcctccgCTCCCCCTCCCTCCCCAGTCCTAAACGACCTGCACTGTTTCAAACACAACCCATCACGCCCACGGCGTCGTCCCAACCCGGTCTGGCATAAACCCGGTCCGAGCACGACTGGCTGGCCAGTCCTTCCGTGGTCCTTGAAGCTCAAGTGTTCCAATCTTTGTGGGAAAATGTGAAGCCTCGTGACTGTGGCCATGGCTGCTATGGACTGAGGATAGCCCAGAGGCCAGAGTTGATGTAAAAATTTAAGCGTTCCAAAATATCTGGGGGTGTTTCCcgttttgtactttttttttttaaaaaaaaaaaatggttttgtaaaataaaaaatgaataaaatataggGAGAGAAAGAATTCGGAAGAGATCTAGGAAGGTGGACTGTGACGACCACACGTTCAAGCAACCTCATCTCCAAGTGTAAATGTTACACGTGGCCTTATTGGTTCGCTTCAGCGGGTCAGTTGGGAAGGTGATGCTTGTACGTACAATTAGCTCCCTAATCAGTTTCTCTCTTTTTGGAAACAAGCTTCCTGATTAGTTGAGTGAACTAATTGGTAACTACTTAAAGTACTAGCTCCCAGGATCTCaaagaaacgaaaaataaaaacactctTCCTAAATTGCAATGCtatgaaatatttttattaattttaaaaattgatgtgattttttaaaattattattaaaataaaattataaatttaataattattttaaaaatcacgtcagtttgagaagaatttttttttttttttttttttttttttttttttttttttttaacattacttCTACCCACCAAGAgttgtttaaataaaaataaaaaaaatggag
The Alnus glutinosa chromosome 14, dhAlnGlut1.1, whole genome shotgun sequence genome window above contains:
- the LOC133857875 gene encoding probable chlorophyll(ide) b reductase NYC1, chloroplastic isoform X2 → MATVTRLHIFPQRLEHLSFKDHGRTGQPVVLGPGLCQTGLGRRRGRDGLCLKQCRSFRTGEGGGAEEKEVESARKCGDLKEIEAKLQRGSGFWSSLKTTILGSFSLAHGDEYSNALAKVEEIAIQVGRYIITMMSTGVILAIGFQMSGGDSQMDTLIWYSWLGGIIIGTMIGANMVLEEHYRAGPRNVVITGSTRGLGKALAREFLLSGDRVVVASRSPESVDMIVKELEENLKECVTTVGGSSKTKLQRAKVVGIACNVCDPDDVQKLANFAVEELGSINIWINNAGTNKGFRPLLQFSDEDIRQIVSTNLVGSLLCTREAMQVMKNQASGGHIFNMDGAGSGGSSTPLTAVYGSTKCGLRQLQASLLKECKRSKVGVHTASPGMVLTDLLLSGSSIQNKKMFNIICELPETVARTLVPRMRVVKGTGKAISYLTPPRILLALVTAWLRRGRWFDDQGRALYAAEADRLRNWAENRTRFSFTDATEMYTENTWVSVFSLSVVCAFIILSSTGSTFPGT
- the LOC133857875 gene encoding probable chlorophyll(ide) b reductase NYC1, chloroplastic isoform X1, which codes for MATVTRLHIFPQRLEHLSFKDHGRTGQPVVLGPGLCQTGLGRRRGRDGLCLKQCRSFRTGEGGGAEEKEVESARKCGDLKEIEAKLQRGSGFWSSLKTTILGSFSLAHGDEYSNALAKVEEVFSSIAIQVGRYIITMMSTGVILAIGFQMSGGDSQMDTLIWYSWLGGIIIGTMIGANMVLEEHYRAGPRNVVITGSTRGLGKALAREFLLSGDRVVVASRSPESVDMIVKELEENLKECVTTVGGSSKTKLQRAKVVGIACNVCDPDDVQKLANFAVEELGSINIWINNAGTNKGFRPLLQFSDEDIRQIVSTNLVGSLLCTREAMQVMKNQASGGHIFNMDGAGSGGSSTPLTAVYGSTKCGLRQLQASLLKECKRSKVGVHTASPGMVLTDLLLSGSSIQNKKMFNIICELPETVARTLVPRMRVVKGTGKAISYLTPPRILLALVTAWLRRGRWFDDQGRALYAAEADRLRNWAENRTRFSFTDATEMYTENTWVSVFSLSVVCAFIILSSTGSTFPGT